Within Flagellimonas maritima, the genomic segment GGTTACTCCTTCTTTTTTGAGCGTTTTTAAGAGTTCGGTTAAATTTTCAACCCTAAAGTTCATCATAAATTGTTTATCGCTTGGTTGAAAATATTCGGTGTTTTCTTTAAGTGGACTCCATTGTGTGGAGCAGGAGCTACCTCTTTTGTCCTTCCACCAAAAGGTGCAGCCATAATCATCCGTGGGCAAACCCAAATGGTTTTTATACCATTCCTTCAATGCTTTTGGATTTTTTGTTTTGAAGAAAAAACCGCCTAGGCCCGTTACTCTATTTTTCATTTTAATTCTACTTTCCTTTTTCCAGAAAATGGAAAAATTTTATCTGTTTATGTTCTTTTCGTATAATTTTATCCAATCCTCAACTGTCATTTTCTGACACAGTTGAGCAATGAGTCCAAAAGGAATATTCTCCATTTTTTTAAACCTGATACAGCTTTTTCCCATATCCAATTTTGCTTTTATATGGTTGGAATATTCGGCCAAGAACCAATCCAATAATTTTTTGTCCGCATATATCCCAGAATGATATAGGGACACGTAATGCTTCTGTGAGGCGATATGTATAAATGGTAAGGGCAATTTAGGATTACAATGATAACCTTTGGGGTACAAAGAATGGGGCACCACATACCCTATCATATTATAGTTGATACATTCTTCAAATCCTTTAGGTAGGTTTGTATTTATTGTACTCCGCAACTTAGAAACTGCTTCCTTGCGTTCTTTGGGCAATTTGCCAATATATTCATCGGGTGTCTTCGCTTCTATGGTCATTTTTACTATTTACGTTGAAGTGTAAAAGCGGAAATCAAGGAAATTATAAAACCTATTACAAAAACGGTCATTGCCATGAGCGCAAAGGAGAAAAATGGATTGGCAAATAATTCCTTTTGAGATTCCATTTCTGCCAATTTGGTTTCAAACTCTACCTTTGGAAGAGATGCTTTCATATCTGCTATAGCATGCTCGTAATACTCTGTGGTAAAATTTGGATTTATTACTTTAATGTAAAATATATCCAAGACACCAAAAATCAATGCGACTATGAGGCTTATCAATATTCCAACAATAAGCCCTTGCTTAAAACTTGCCTTGCCTTGATTCTCTTTGTCCCTAAAATGTTTTATACCAAAATATACAAAACTTAAGGAAAGTATTATGGATATATAACCCAATACTTCCTGCATGGAGAATGATAAATCACTCAAAGCGTACCAACTGATCAAAAAAAGCACACTGA encodes:
- a CDS encoding VOC family protein; the encoded protein is MKNRVTGLGGFFFKTKNPKALKEWYKNHLGLPTDDYGCTFWWKDKRGSSCSTQWSPLKENTEYFQPSDKQFMMNFRVENLTELLKTLKKEGVTIIGKVEEYEYGKFGWIMDLEGNKIELWEPVDKAFL
- a CDS encoding DUF1801 domain-containing protein, translating into MTIEAKTPDEYIGKLPKERKEAVSKLRSTINTNLPKGFEECINYNMIGYVVPHSLYPKGYHCNPKLPLPFIHIASQKHYVSLYHSGIYADKKLLDWFLAEYSNHIKAKLDMGKSCIRFKKMENIPFGLIAQLCQKMTVEDWIKLYEKNINR
- a CDS encoding DUF4199 domain-containing protein; the protein is MKKTVLKFGLYGAITISVLFLISWYALSDLSFSMQEVLGYISIILSLSFVYFGIKHFRDKENQGKASFKQGLIVGILISLIVALIFGVLDIFYIKVINPNFTTEYYEHAIADMKASLPKVEFETKLAEMESQKELFANPFFSFALMAMTVFVIGFIISLISAFTLQRK